The nucleotide window TTATGGTACATGCCTCCTCTGATACAGAACTCAATCGTATTGATCGCACGAAATCCTTTGAAACGGCCGAAGCCTTTAGACAAACTACCGGCCTGTTGGCTAAAGTGGTGGGTGCTTTAGCGGCGGTTAAACCGCCCGCCGAAGAAGAGGATACCACTTTGGGAGCCAGCAGCATGTATGGCGGCTATCATGGCTTCTCCGATTCACAGATATTGGCCAGTGAATGGTCATTCCCGGCTGCTAATGAGGTGCCGCGTCCTAGAGGTCGAGCTTGCTCGGACTTTAATCTAAATCCCAAGCCCCGTGTCAGGCGCACAACAGTGGCCGGCCATAATGAGTGGACCTGGAGTGGTGACAATGATCAAATACAAGAGGCTATTAATGTTAGAAGTCGTCAAATGGATCGTGATAGAGAAAATCTGTACCGCAGTAGTTTCGGTCTACCCAGCTTAGACTATCGGGTCGAGATGGAAGATGAGGAAATGGCACGCAAACCCAGTAGGGTTAAGAAATTCTCCATGCCAGATGGTTTCCGCAAACTGTTGCCCTTTAAGAAAAGGCCATCACAGGCTGAATTTTCTGGTACAGACATTGAAAAGGCTAATAGTCGTAAATTCTCGGTGGTTAGTGTGCCGGAGATTATGCAGCATCAATCACCAGCTTTGGATTACTACAGCACCGTAACGGCCAATGCCAGTCCCACCTTCTTCCGCAATGGCAAAGCTTTGCCCATATCTCAGCTAAATCCCTCTCAAGGTAGTCTTAATAAGTCTTCAACCATAACAAATGGCCATTTGCCAGAGTCCAATGTAATTTCCAATACTTCCTACCAAAGAAATGTGCCCCAGGGAGCAGCTCGCAGACGTAGAGATTCTATATTTGCCCAAAATCCTGTTTTGGCCCATCGCAAAGGCAGTCTGTATCCACCAGCGGCTCTTAGCCAAAGAAGAGGTAGTCTATTTAACACTGAACGTAGAGGCAGCACGGCCTCGTCTGCCGGCATGCCGCCACCACGCAGAGGCAGTCTTTTCCCCATGGCCGCCAATGCCAACAGAAGAGGCAGTATTTTGTCTAATACCTCGCAAGAAGAAATGGATGTTTTGGAAAATACTACGCTGGCCGATTTAATAAGAGCTTTGGAAATGGTGCACACCCAGGCGGTATTAGAGGAGGCCACAGAAGCCTCTAATGCAGCCACTCAATCGGGAAGTGGTGGCCTGTCGGGCATATTCAAAAAGAAACGTAAGGCCAGCACTAGTGCCATAGATCCACCACCTTTGCCACCAATTTTATCCTTGTTTGGCAATGATAATGCCACTCTCAAGGCAGCCGCTGCCAATCGTTTGTATGCCCGCAGATCCACCATAGTGGGCACATTGCCGCAAACTAGCCAACAACTCAATCAGTCTTCCATaactagcaacaacaacaatgtatTAACCAGAAGACGTCTATCAACAGTACAAATCCTGGAGCCACCACCCAGTTACAGTGAGCAAGCCAGCGTGCCATCAACACAAAGTAAATTCAAGAGGCGTTTTAGTGTTAGGCCCACAGCTTTGCAGATACCTCCCGGAAAAGCACCACCGCCCGGGGTAAACATTAACACGGTAACAGAGGCTGTGGATATGGCTGCTGCCAATAAACCTCAGGGTTTAACTCTACCCTCTCAAACAGTGCTGCAAAGGCGCTTGTCTCTAAGACCCTCACCCTTGGCCTCCAATCCCACCATAACCACCACTGCACCCGATGGTTCACCCACTAGTCCTACAACTTCAGCAGCAGCCAGTAGCAGCACTACACGTTTGTTACCCTTACCAGCACGTCCCTCAAACACCAGCACACATTCCCCGCTTTCACGCATAGTGCAAATATCACAAGCTCAACGCAAATCCAGCATGCCCGATGGCTTGGCGCCACGTAAAACCGATAAATAATcataaggtttttttttctttttatttctatttaccAAAATGTACACTTAGTTTGAGGTACTCTCTCTCTCTATTTAGGCAGCCAATTCACCGTGAATGTTTGGCCAAAAAGTGCCATTTAAAGTtaatgttattgttattatatctattttttgtttagctaatttaaaatgttgacagTTACTGTCTGTAGTTTTCTTTAACTCGTAACtatacttaatacatttttgtcatgataaaaATGGTTGGCAACAGAAACATATcagtttattattgttatgacAAAAATGTCACAGCTTCTGCTCccacaactttgtcttgacattTAACGTCATTAAAtgttgtgataaatatttgccAAGTATAGATACGATGTTAAGCATAggctttttaatgttttagctgcataaatttcaaatttatgtaGACTTTTCttaagtataatttttgtttcctgaaaattgccaaatatattttttaaataaagacaatatttagtttgtaggtattttttttagtattttaagtCTAGCAAATATATTATACATAAATTACATTGTTTTGTAATTATAAACGagcaaatatgaacaaatttttaataaaaaaaattaataaatatttgaaaaattcaaaaaaaaataattttttaatttgtttttttaataaaaccagtAAAAAGTAGCTCAATAAAACCAGTATCAGGCATTAAACATTccctattaaaattaaatttgaaatttaaaaaaaaatatttttttaaatccttaatattcaaatttattgttttatgctaaaaatGTATACGGAATTAagaaacattattatttttaaaaagaagtttccatattttcgatttttttcaacAAGTTTTATTGTTTCTTTCTAAAAATCTATAAAGACTATAAAGAAATATTCTGATTTTCAAGAAGTATTTCCATATTTCCGGTTTATTTCATCCGTTTCCCCTAGAAAGCAAACAAACTAATAATTTTCCTTTTTCCGCTTTGACACATCCGTTTCCGGCTAAAGGCAAACATCAAACTATATACAGTTTAAAACTATATAACAGTTTGAGGAGAACTGTGTACATTAATAAATGGCTTGCCATACTTGgcatatatgaaattttttttattttattgaattaaactTGACAAACCGTACATTAAAGAACGTTATTTTAAGGTATTTcttaatacattttatatgaGGTTTTCTAGCATTGGTGCAAGAtctctttattattttcttattttcaatatGCATACACAGTTGAAAGCCTTTACAGTTTAAGGATAACTGATCAAGAAATATGTATGGAGGATTGCGATTTTCTTAATAATGGcagtttatttttagttaaaatatagctaaaaaaaatagcaatttgctggaaaaaaatgtgtagatttcttattaacttttattatcattgataaacttaaaaaattccaGAAGCTAAAATTATAGTTTGAGAGGGACTGCTAACAAACATTTATGCAAGGTAATCCACTGTAGCGTTTTTTGTATGATATTGACGACTTTTGTTAAGCAtggttaaaatttcattaaaatttaaaaaaaaaaatataatcaaatGGTTAAATGATACATAAAATTATAAGTATCATATTGAAAACTAGAATTATCGTTCTGTTAGCTAAAATAGTTGTATTTCAAACaatattattgtatatttttttacaataatttgctttattcaaaaatttcatataaattgttgatgtatttctatttattatatttattattaaaaattacttttttataataaatatttcaatttctaacaattttttgttataaaaatttgatattgtacatgaaaaataaatatttttgcgtttttttacttttcaataGTAAGCATCACTgctaacaaaatgtaaacaaaaacagcTGTGCGAgatacacaacaacaacaatcatatacataaataacaaaGTTAAAGCCAATATTGTTAGCGCCGTTAAAAATAAGCTAATAACACTTgttgcatttaaattaaattattaaaccatataaaattaaagaaataaataagaaactaaaactaaaattataggcatttgaaccttcattaatattttattttgcttttaattgaaaataaaataaaagttttaataacaaatattcttAACGCCTTTTAATTTTGCTATTCAGCAGCTTTGTAGTGTTAAGGTTTTCGGGCACGTTGTTGCTGTTGTGcggagtttttgttttattgttgtgaaattattttttttcctacgGAGGagcttttattttcttaataatttcacAAGTTTTGTATACAATATTATCTAGTTATTATTTCCAATACTCCAACGTAATTATATTACAAGCAACGCATCAACATGGATGAAGGTTCTCAGCGTTTAATTGACGATTGTTTTTTGCGACCTGTTACAGATGCTCGGGCAACGTAAGCaaaatatttgctttattacaatagttgggttttttttacaaaattatttatttttttttagcaataaaCCCGTCCAAGTGGCGGCACCTAAGGTGGCCTTGAAGACCGAAATGCAGGTATTGCGCTTGAGTGATGAGTCACAAAAAATGTGCATGGAAACCTTGAAATCTATACACGGTGATGATTTTCGTTTGGATGATCCTACCAAGTATAAGGATCGTGGTGGGAGAATGAAAAAAACCTACTGGGAAGATCGTGGCACCTTAATAGTGCAATCAGTAACAAATTATTCCACAATGAAACCACCAGCAGCAGATGGTAGCCAAAGCTTGGAACAGCCGGAGGATCGTTTAAGGCGTTATGCTTTATTGAAACTAGAAAATTATGGTTTTGCAGTGCCCCATTGTTTAGAGGCCTATGAACATTGTGAGGGTGATACGGATAAGGCTTTATTGCTGTTGTTTCGCAAATACATGCGACTGCCGGAGAATGAGGAATGTAATGTTTCACACTCTTTACCCAGCGATATAACCGAACAGGAATTGCTGGATATGCGCAATGATGAGAAGGAGGCTTTAGAATCTATATACGATAAACTGTATGAGgaaaaggaaaagaattttgtgtggagtttaaaatttaaaatagaccATCTGTTGCAGCATAGTCCTTCGGAAGTACGTAAGGCCCGTGATTTAGCTGTAAAGGCGGCTGATCAAGCCAGAGGCAAATCTAATTTTAAGAAGCCCAAAGAACCTCAAAGATGCCGTAATTTCGATAAAGAAGGCACATGCAAATTTGCTAACAAATGTCGTTTTGCTCATATAAGACCAGAACCGGAAATTAATagtgaagaaaatttaaagaaaaaagaaaaacccaAAGAATCCGAtgacaattgtttttatttggaaataagATTTCCTCCAAACACCAAATATCCCTATGAGGCTCCCTATATCTATTTGAAAACCACTTGCCATGACATACCCACAGAGGTGAGACTGAGAATAGCTAGGAAATTATATAAAGAGGCTAAAGAATCTTGTAGAGATGGTATACCTTGTGTTTTCAGCATCTCCGAACTATTGCAACTGGACGAGAGTTTCTCTAACACCATAGATTTGCATAGTAATCCTTTTCCGTCAGCCGATAAGTCGCTATTTTATGTGGAAGACATCAGcttagaagaaa belongs to Calliphora vicina chromosome 4, idCalVici1.1, whole genome shotgun sequence and includes:
- the Ork1 gene encoding open rectifier potassium channel protein 1 isoform X2, yielding MIMVVYSVIGIPVNGILFAGLGEYFGKTFQSIYHRYKKYKMSNDKHYVPPQLSLISTILIALVPGITLFLLIPSWVFSYFEGWSYPLAFYYSYVTTTTIGFGDYVPTFQPQQPKEFGGWFVVYQIFVIVWFIFSLGYLLMIMTFITRGLQSKKLSQLEQQLSSNIKATQHRIWSGVTKDVGYLRRILNELYILKFKPVYTDEEEFEQSLHRSNSCPELTMYRVDPVPIPSRKRAFSECYDAVEARGSTFMVHASSDTELNRIDRTKSFETAEAFRQTTGLLAKVVGALAAVKPPAEEEDTTLGASSMYGGYHGFSDSQILASEWSFPAANEVPRPRGRACSDFNLNPKPRVRRTTVAGHNEWTWSGDNDQIQEAINVRSRQMDRDRENLYRSSFGLPSLDYRVEMEDEEMARKPSRVKKFSMPDGFRKLLPFKKRPSQAEFSGTDIEKANSRKFSVVSVPEIMQHQSPALDYYSTVTANASPTFFRNGKALPISQLNPSQGSLNKSSTITNGHLPESNVISNTSYQRNVPQGAARRRRDSIFAQNPVLAHRKGSLYPPAALSQRRGSLFNTERRGSTASSAGMPPPRRGSLFPMAANANRRGSILSNTSQEEMDVLENTTLADLIRALEMVHTQAVLEEATEASNAATQSGSGGLSGIFKKKRKASTSAIDPPPLPPILSLFGNDNATLKAAAANRLYARRSTIVGTLPQTSQQLNQSSITSNNNNVLTRRRLSTVQILEPPPSYSEQASVPSTQSKFKRRFSVRPTALQIPPGKAPPPGVNINTVTEAVDMAAANKPQGLTLPSQTVLQRRLSLRPSPLASNPTITTTAPDGSPTSPTTSAAASSSTTRLLPLPARPSNTSTHSPLSRIVQISQAQRKSSMPDGLAPRKTDK
- the Ork1 gene encoding open rectifier potassium channel protein 1 isoform X1, whose amino-acid sequence is MMSPKRWILLLIFYISYLMFGASIYYHIEHRIEAEQIQEDQKDRARIHSYLIDQLEDKNVTTQNEILERITDYCGKPVTDHTQDEAEPYYKWTFYHAFFFAFTVCSTVGYGNISPTTTLGRMIMVVYSVIGIPVNGILFAGLGEYFGKTFQSIYHRYKKYKMSNDKHYVPPQLSLISTILIALVPGITLFLLIPSWVFSYFEGWSYPLAFYYSYVTTTTIGFGDYVPTFQPQQPKEFGGWFVVYQIFVIVWFIFSLGYLLMIMTFITRGLQSKKLSQLEQQLSSNIKATQHRIWSGVTKDVGYLRRILNELYILKFKPVYTDEEEFEQSLHRSNSCPELTMYRVDPVPIPSRKRAFSECYDAVEARGSTFMVHASSDTELNRIDRTKSFETAEAFRQTTGLLAKVVGALAAVKPPAEEEDTTLGASSMYGGYHGFSDSQILASEWSFPAANEVPRPRGRACSDFNLNPKPRVRRTTVAGHNEWTWSGDNDQIQEAINVRSRQMDRDRENLYRSSFGLPSLDYRVEMEDEEMARKPSRVKKFSMPDGFRKLLPFKKRPSQAEFSGTDIEKANSRKFSVVSVPEIMQHQSPALDYYSTVTANASPTFFRNGKALPISQLNPSQGSLNKSSTITNGHLPESNVISNTSYQRNVPQGAARRRRDSIFAQNPVLAHRKGSLYPPAALSQRRGSLFNTERRGSTASSAGMPPPRRGSLFPMAANANRRGSILSNTSQEEMDVLENTTLADLIRALEMVHTQAVLEEATEASNAATQSGSGGLSGIFKKKRKASTSAIDPPPLPPILSLFGNDNATLKAAAANRLYARRSTIVGTLPQTSQQLNQSSITSNNNNVLTRRRLSTVQILEPPPSYSEQASVPSTQSKFKRRFSVRPTALQIPPGKAPPPGVNINTVTEAVDMAAANKPQGLTLPSQTVLQRRLSLRPSPLASNPTITTTAPDGSPTSPTTSAAASSSTTRLLPLPARPSNTSTHSPLSRIVQISQAQRKSSMPDGLAPRKTDK